CAGCGGAGCAGCGAGAGTCTCGAACCGGCGGCGGAGCGGCGAGAAGCCGTACAAGGGCATCCGGATGCGCAAGTGGGGGAAGTGGGTGGCCGAGATAAGGGAGCCCAACAAGCGATCCAGAATCTGGCTCGGCTCCTACTCcaccgccgtcgccgccgcgcGCGCCTACGACACCGCCGTCTTCTACCTCCGCGGCCCCACCGCCAAATTGAACTTCCCCGACCAAATCGTCGCGGTCGGCGGCGCCCTCAGCGACCTCTCCGCCGCCTCCATACGGAAGAAGGCGGCGGAGGTCGGCGCCCGAGTCGACGCCGCCGCTGCCAATCCTCTGTCGTTAAAACCGTCTTGGTTTCACGAAGAGATCGATCTCA
This sequence is a window from Salvia splendens isolate huo1 chromosome 14, SspV2, whole genome shotgun sequence. Protein-coding genes within it:
- the LOC121763580 gene encoding ethylene-responsive transcription factor ERF011-like; protein product: MDGGSGAARVSNRRRSGEKPYKGIRMRKWGKWVAEIREPNKRSRIWLGSYSTAVAAARAYDTAVFYLRGPTAKLNFPDQIVAVGGALSDLSAASIRKKAAEVGARVDAAAANPLSLKPSWFHEEIDLNKQPDPEPEPEDSGLDYCSS